The following are from one region of the Gammaproteobacteria bacterium genome:
- the dapB gene encoding 4-hydroxy-tetrahydrodipicolinate reductase: protein MAIRILVNGASGKMGAEACMAIKNSPGLQLVGMAGRGDDLSSMIKNNQAQVVVDFTIATTAFDNAAKIIAADAHPVIGTSGLSPDQLALLTQRCAEKKLGGIVAPNFSIGAVLLMRCAKECARYFPDVEILELHHNQKIDAPSGTALHTAEIISAVKAEVPVNPAEKELHKGARGARYQGIPIHSIRLPGLVAHEEVIFGGMGQTLTLRHDTLNRSAFMPGVCLACHKVLELETLVYGLEHIL, encoded by the coding sequence ATGGCAATACGTATATTAGTCAATGGCGCTTCGGGTAAAATGGGCGCAGAAGCTTGTATGGCTATCAAAAATTCACCTGGTTTGCAGCTGGTGGGTATGGCCGGTAGAGGCGATGATTTGTCCAGTATGATAAAAAATAACCAGGCGCAAGTTGTCGTCGACTTTACCATCGCAACCACAGCTTTTGACAATGCAGCAAAAATTATTGCAGCAGATGCGCATCCAGTCATCGGCACTAGCGGCTTATCACCAGATCAACTCGCTCTGCTGACACAACGTTGTGCTGAAAAAAAACTAGGTGGGATAGTTGCACCGAATTTTTCCATTGGCGCTGTGTTGTTGATGCGCTGTGCGAAGGAATGTGCGCGTTATTTTCCTGATGTGGAAATTCTCGAATTACATCATAACCAAAAAATAGATGCGCCTTCTGGAACAGCACTGCACACGGCTGAAATAATTTCTGCCGTCAAGGCAGAAGTACCCGTCAATCCTGCTGAAAAAGAACTGCACAAAGGTGCAAGAGGCGCAAGGTATCAAGGTATTCCTATTCATTCTATACGTTTGCCAGGTTTAGTTGCGCACGAAGAAGTGATTTTTGGTGGCATGGGACAAACATTGACATTGCGTCATGACACACTGAACCGTTCAGCTTTTATGCCCGGGGTTTGTCTTGCCTGTCATAAAGTCCTTGAACTTGAAACACTCGTTTATGGATTAGAGCATATTTTGTAA
- a CDS encoding ATP-binding protein: MSRLFEKFYTTTTNGTGLGLPFCKMVMEMFQGHISCTSKYGEFTQFSLSFPNVNEKGSQQ, from the coding sequence ATGTCCCGATTGTTTGAGAAATTTTATACCACCACCACTAATGGAACTGGTTTAGGGCTACCATTTTGTAAGATGGTAATGGAAATGTTCCAAGGGCATATAAGTTGCACGTCAAAATATGGTGAGTTTACGCAGTTTAGCCTTAGTTTCCCAAACGTTAATGAAAAAGGAAGTCAGCAATGA
- a CDS encoding PAS domain-containing protein encodes MPGHVYWKDRNGIYLGCNNLQAKNLGLNDRNEIVGKTDFDLTHDKKLAEIFRENDLLVINSGKGISVEETVIINNHSVAMLSEKVPLKNKNGVTIGMVGISVDVTELKNTKDKLKIAEERVAGMVSVGANVAHELRTPLSAIEMGISGVRKYLPSLIDGYEMAKQHNLPVDFILPHHYEILSTLLDDIESETNYSNTIINIILMNVKQDRISPFNFQINSISQCVDEAIRRYPFKSKEMALIKWNHDVDFSFNGDKMLMIHILFNLLKNALYFIEAEGKGDITICAKMEIMLIYYTLKIPQRAYLKMVCPDCLRNFIPPPLMELV; translated from the coding sequence ATACCAGGACATGTTTATTGGAAAGATAGGAATGGAATTTACTTAGGATGTAATAACCTACAGGCAAAGAATCTTGGTCTTAATGATAGAAATGAAATAGTTGGAAAGACAGATTTCGATCTGACTCATGATAAAAAATTAGCTGAAATTTTCAGAGAAAATGATCTCCTTGTAATCAATTCTGGCAAAGGTATTTCTGTCGAAGAAACCGTAATAATTAACAATCACTCCGTCGCTATGCTAAGCGAAAAAGTACCTTTAAAAAATAAAAACGGGGTTACAATTGGGATGGTAGGTATTTCTGTCGATGTTACTGAGCTTAAAAATACAAAAGATAAGCTAAAAATAGCAGAAGAACGGGTCGCCGGCATGGTATCTGTCGGTGCCAACGTAGCCCATGAGCTGCGCACACCACTTTCAGCTATCGAGATGGGTATAAGTGGTGTTAGGAAGTACTTACCCTCTCTCATTGATGGTTATGAAATGGCAAAACAGCATAATCTTCCAGTTGACTTTATCCTACCACACCACTACGAAATACTATCGACGTTACTAGACGATATTGAATCAGAAACAAACTACTCTAATACCATTATTAACATCATTTTAATGAACGTTAAACAAGATAGAATATCTCCCTTTAACTTCCAAATAAATTCCATCAGTCAATGTGTAGACGAAGCCATACGCCGTTACCCATTTAAATCAAAAGAAATGGCGCTAATAAAATGGAATCACGATGTGGATTTCTCATTTAACGGAGACAAGATGTTAATGATTCATATTCTGTTTAATCTCCTAAAAAATGCCCTATATTTCATTGAAGCCGAGGGAAAAGGAGACATTACCATATGTGCGAAAATGGAAATAATGCTAATATATTATACTTTAAAGATACCGCAAAGGGCATACCTGAAGATGGTATGTCCCGATTGTTTGAGAAATTTTATACCACCACCACTAATGGAACTGGTTTAG
- a CDS encoding ankyrin repeat domain-containing protein has product MEYFIEAVKADDAVRVEELLHSGIHPNQYEDSAMVTPLHFAAQHNSLQSAKVLIRAGAEIDAETADGVTPIEVARLYFHEDMIELLLNN; this is encoded by the coding sequence ATGGAGTATTTCATAGAAGCAGTAAAAGCGGATGATGCAGTTCGTGTCGAAGAACTATTGCACTCCGGGATTCATCCTAATCAATATGAAGATTCTGCAATGGTGACACCGTTACATTTTGCTGCCCAACATAATTCTTTGCAAAGTGCCAAAGTATTGATAAGAGCTGGTGCAGAAATTGATGCGGAAACTGCAGATGGCGTTACACCCATTGAAGTGGCGAGACTGTATTTTCATGAAGATATGATTGAGTTATTATTAAATAATTAG
- a CDS encoding class I SAM-dependent rRNA methyltransferase, which produces MSFLPVPAPLRLKKREDTRLQMGHLWIYSNEIDVAQTPLKHFQPGQLVVIERHDGKALGLGYINPHTLLCARLLTYGVALTFDQTEIARRIQQALALRTALFSKPFYRLIYAESDALPGLIVDRYDDILVVQITTYGMELLQNQIIQALKQEINPRAILLRNDHGMRAVEGLPEYVQEAYGQVPKILTLEENGVAFSISPWTGQKTGWFYDHRENRAQLSRYVSGKRVLDLFSYVGGWGIQAAVNGAKEVCSIDSSSQALEMLQTNAVLNHVQDRVYTRQGDVFAQLKALNDSAEKFDVIIIDPPAFIKKRKDIAAGLIAYQRVNELAMRLLQKDGFLISASCSQHFTKEQLIQSVQAAGVKHKRLIQIVAQGHQAADHPVHPAIVETDYLKAVFCRVS; this is translated from the coding sequence ATGAGCTTCCTGCCTGTCCCCGCGCCCTTACGTCTAAAAAAACGCGAAGATACCCGTCTGCAAATGGGACATCTGTGGATTTACAGTAACGAAATTGATGTCGCCCAAACGCCGCTTAAACATTTTCAACCAGGACAGCTTGTCGTTATAGAACGTCATGATGGCAAAGCCTTAGGATTAGGATATATCAATCCGCATACACTGTTGTGCGCACGGTTGTTGACCTATGGTGTGGCACTCACTTTCGATCAGACGGAGATTGCACGGCGCATACAACAGGCATTGGCATTGCGCACGGCACTTTTTTCTAAACCATTTTATCGCTTGATCTATGCAGAAAGTGATGCTTTGCCTGGTTTAATTGTTGACCGTTATGATGACATACTGGTGGTACAGATCACCACTTATGGTATGGAATTATTACAAAACCAAATTATACAGGCACTCAAACAGGAGATTAATCCACGCGCGATTTTATTACGTAACGATCATGGTATGCGCGCGGTGGAGGGTTTGCCTGAATATGTGCAGGAAGCCTATGGACAAGTCCCAAAGATTTTGACGCTAGAAGAAAATGGCGTAGCTTTTTCGATTTCTCCTTGGACTGGTCAAAAGACTGGCTGGTTTTACGATCATCGCGAAAATAGAGCGCAATTATCGCGTTATGTTTCAGGTAAGCGGGTATTGGATTTATTCAGCTATGTCGGTGGTTGGGGAATACAAGCTGCAGTCAATGGCGCTAAAGAAGTTTGCTCAATCGACAGTTCATCTCAAGCACTGGAGATGCTACAGACTAATGCGGTATTAAATCACGTGCAGGATCGTGTTTATACTCGGCAAGGAGATGTATTTGCACAATTAAAAGCCTTAAATGACAGCGCCGAAAAATTCGATGTGATTATTATTGACCCGCCGGCTTTTATAAAAAAACGTAAAGATATAGCCGCAGGTTTAATTGCATATCAACGCGTCAATGAACTAGCCATGCGCTTGTTACAAAAAGACGGCTTTTTAATTTCAGCTTCTTGTTCGCAACATTTTACGAAAGAACAATTAATTCAATCTGTGCAAGCAGCGGGCGTAAAGCACAAGCGCTTGATACAGATTGTGGCACAAGGACATCAGGCCGCAGACCATCCGGTACATCCGGCTATTGTAGAAACGGATTATCTGAAGGCGGTGTTTTGTAGAGTGTCTTAA